A genomic stretch from Microtus pennsylvanicus isolate mMicPen1 chromosome 11, mMicPen1.hap1, whole genome shotgun sequence includes:
- the Dexi gene encoding dexamethasone-induced protein yields MPGARVAAHLDALGPLVSYVQPPLLPSMFYVGLFFVNVLILYYAFLMEYIVLNVGLVFLPEDLDQALVDLGVLSDPGSGLYDADSELDVFDGYLE; encoded by the coding sequence ATGCCCGGTGCCCGGGTCGCAGCCCACCTGGACGCTCTGGGCCCCCTGGTCTCCTACGTGCAGCCACCGCTGCTGCCCTCTATGTTCTACGTGGGCCTGTTTTTCGTCAATGTGCTGATCCTCTACTACGCCTTCCTCATGGAATACATCGTCCTCAACGTGGGCCTCGTCTTCCTGCCCGAGGACTTGGACCAGGCGCTGGTGGACCTCGGCGTACTCTCCGACCCTGGCTCTGGCCTCTATGATGCCGATTCGGAGCTCGACGTCTTTGATGGATATTTGGAGTAA